A portion of the Candidatus Afararchaeum irisae genome contains these proteins:
- a CDS encoding DNA glycosylase: MREIETKIDLVETLESGQTFVWRRQTDGDGFSTAVEGEGVRVYQDDHEEGVRYETTGASEKAVRRLLGLDDPLDEIHDEISHDELVRRGIDEYPGLRVVNDGFFACTVSFIISAQNRIPRIKSLVDEIRRRYGEPIEGYDAYVFPSAETLAEAGEEELREIGLGYRAPYVVETARMVADGEVDPGEVRRMEYVDAHDEVKRLMGVGDKVADCILLFSLGFNEAVPIDTWIDEAIETYYPDLAGSNYSETSENFRDYFGEYAGYAQNYIFHYIRNHEIR; this comes from the coding sequence ATGAGAGAGATCGAGACAAAGATCGACCTCGTCGAAACGCTTGAGTCGGGACAGACATTCGTCTGGAGACGTCAGACTGACGGCGACGGATTCTCGACAGCAGTCGAGGGAGAGGGAGTGAGGGTCTACCAGGACGACCACGAGGAAGGCGTTCGGTACGAGACCACGGGAGCCTCCGAGAAAGCCGTCAGACGTCTCCTCGGCTTAGACGATCCTCTCGACGAGATACACGACGAGATCTCACACGACGAACTCGTGAGACGCGGTATCGACGAGTACCCGGGTCTGAGAGTCGTCAACGACGGATTCTTCGCGTGTACAGTCTCTTTCATAATCAGCGCGCAGAACCGTATACCGCGCATAAAGAGCCTCGTCGACGAGATCAGACGAAGGTACGGTGAGCCGATCGAGGGTTACGACGCTTATGTCTTTCCGTCAGCCGAGACTCTCGCCGAGGCGGGAGAGGAAGAGCTCAGAGAGATAGGTCTCGGGTACAGAGCCCCGTATGTCGTCGAGACGGCGCGTATGGTCGCAGACGGTGAGGTCGACCCCGGCGAGGTGAGGCGGATGGAGTACGTCGACGCACACGACGAGGTCAAACGTCTCATGGGCGTCGGAGACAAGGTCGCCGACTGTATACTCCTCTTCTCGCTCGGCTTCAACGAGGCGGTTCCGATAGACACGTGGATAGACGAGGCTATAGAGACCTACTACCCCGACTTAGCGGGGTCGAACTACTCCGAGACGTCGGAGAACTTCCGCGACTACTTCGGAGAGTACGCCGGCTACGCTCAGAACTACATCTTCCATTACATAAGGAACCACGAAATCCGCTAA
- a CDS encoding universal stress protein, whose amino-acid sequence MEVVYATDLSEPTEAAVKSQTCLDCLKRVGVDKIHLIHVINVSMRSGIAPFDLECPKHELLDGQKGVLEDEGFEVESHVVRGTPYRRINNLAKEVDADMIIVGSKGRGRIERTLIGSTAKNMARTASRPLLIQRIKGQEESEIEVAEKAIFSRVLHPTDFSENAQRAYNEFQEIQESVQEVDLLHVLTGEEDVVGGEQGAKDTLEELRGELEDLKDDIDVETNVREGNAVDEILAEEDDWDPSLVLMGSRGLSRIRRLLLGSVTESVAEKSTSNVLIVPPSGAKTTKTE is encoded by the coding sequence ATGGAAGTCGTATACGCGACAGATCTGTCAGAGCCGACAGAAGCGGCGGTAAAGTCACAGACGTGTCTCGACTGTCTTAAGAGGGTCGGCGTCGACAAGATACATCTCATCCACGTCATAAACGTCTCGATGAGGTCGGGGATCGCACCCTTCGACCTCGAATGTCCTAAGCACGAGCTACTCGACGGACAGAAGGGAGTTCTCGAAGACGAGGGCTTCGAAGTCGAGTCCCACGTCGTGAGAGGGACTCCTTACAGACGCATAAACAACCTCGCTAAGGAGGTCGATGCCGACATGATAATAGTCGGCTCAAAGGGACGTGGACGTATAGAACGCACACTCATAGGAAGTACTGCGAAGAACATGGCGAGAACCGCGTCTCGTCCTCTCCTGATACAGCGTATAAAGGGACAGGAGGAGAGCGAGATAGAGGTCGCCGAGAAGGCTATCTTCTCACGCGTGTTACATCCTACCGACTTCTCCGAGAATGCACAGAGAGCGTACAACGAGTTCCAGGAGATACAGGAGTCGGTACAGGAAGTCGACCTACTCCACGTCCTCACGGGCGAGGAGGACGTAGTCGGAGGCGAACAGGGAGCTAAGGATACACTCGAAGAGCTCCGCGGCGAGCTTGAGGATCTGAAGGACGACATAGACGTAGAGACGAACGTCCGTGAGGGCAACGCTGTCGACGAGATACTCGCAGAGGAGGACGACTGGGATCCGTCGCTCGTTCTGATGGGATCACGTGGTCTCAGCAGGATAAGACGTCTCCTCCTCGGAAGTGTGACTGAGAGCGTAGCAGAGAAGTCAACGAGTAATGTCCTAATCGTTCCGCCGTCGGGGGCTAAGACGACGAAGACAGAGTAG
- a CDS encoding heavy-metal-associated domain-containing protein, with product MAQTVTVEGMACDGCEENVEESVGDIDGVADVTANHEDGVVEVDGDFDIGAVERAVREAGYEVA from the coding sequence ATGGCACAGACAGTCACCGTAGAGGGAATGGCTTGTGACGGATGTGAGGAGAACGTCGAGGAATCCGTGGGTGATATCGACGGTGTCGCCGATGTCACCGCTAACCACGAGGACGGAGTAGTCGAGGTAGACGGCGACTTTGATATCGGAGCCGTCGAGCGCGCAGTCAGGGAAGCCGGGTACGAGGTCGCTTAG
- a CDS encoding LysR family transcriptional regulator — protein MEIYPDFKLWFTDDDGDYVFGEGTMALLQEIDETGTVSEAAENTEMSYRYALDKIQTVEERLGTTLVERKRGGSEGGGASLTDDGKTMLREYDEVRRSIDDCVGSIQI, from the coding sequence ATGGAGATATATCCCGATTTCAAGCTCTGGTTCACCGACGACGACGGGGACTACGTCTTCGGCGAGGGGACTATGGCTCTCCTTCAGGAGATAGACGAGACGGGAACAGTCTCGGAGGCAGCCGAGAACACCGAGATGAGCTACAGGTACGCTCTCGACAAGATACAGACAGTCGAGGAACGTCTCGGGACGACTCTCGTCGAGAGGAAGAGAGGCGGAAGCGAAGGAGGGGGAGCGTCTCTGACCGACGACGGGAAGACGATGTTACGTGAGTACGACGAGGTCAGACGGAGCATCGACGACTGTGTCGGGAGCATACAGATATGA
- a CDS encoding AsnC family transcriptional regulator: MRGIDDTDLKILDLLLEDARRPYSEIADEVGLSPPAVSDRIDRLKEIGVVRRFTVDLDRSLLDEGVRVLVDLHLEANADTRDAADVLRAFDETDDLYTTADSRVVFTATTSPERVSEIASSVEGIEDYEVSLLIDTASSPGVGDATLALDCDECGNTVTSEGESVTIDGDTYHFCCPSCESSFEERYERLREGA, translated from the coding sequence ATGCGCGGCATAGATGATACCGACCTGAAGATACTCGACCTACTCTTAGAAGACGCGAGACGTCCTTACAGCGAGATTGCCGACGAGGTGGGTCTGTCGCCTCCTGCGGTCTCCGACCGGATCGACCGCCTGAAAGAGATAGGGGTCGTAAGACGGTTCACAGTCGACCTCGACAGGTCTCTCCTCGACGAGGGGGTGCGTGTGCTCGTGGATCTCCACCTCGAAGCCAACGCCGACACACGCGACGCTGCCGACGTCTTACGTGCTTTCGACGAGACAGACGACCTCTACACGACCGCTGACTCACGCGTCGTCTTCACGGCGACTACGAGTCCCGAGAGAGTCAGCGAGATAGCCTCGTCGGTCGAGGGGATCGAGGACTACGAAGTCAGCCTCTTGATCGACACGGCTTCGAGCCCCGGAGTGGGTGATGCTACACTCGCTCTCGACTGTGACGAGTGTGGCAACACGGTGACGTCAGAGGGAGAGTCGGTTACGATAGACGGCGATACCTACCACTTCTGCTGTCCGTCGTGTGAGTCATCCTTCGAGGAGAGGTATGAGAGACTAAGAGAGGGAGCTTGA
- a CDS encoding heavy metal translocating P-type ATPase yields the protein MKANLRIEGMSCANCSQAVAEGISSLDGVDDANINYATDEGTVEYDPEKVTLSEIYDAVERAGYDPVRRTRTVEIRGMSCANCAETVEKSVGGLAGVIDIDVNYATDEARVEYNPIDAGVDEVYDAVEKAGYEPVRSDGDGTDEGGEAESGSQTAEVERKLRLVLFGASFAVPLLLMLVVELSVGLPESVLGVPTGWIAFGLATPVQAVLGKEFYVNSYNALVRNRTPNMDVLIALGSSTAYFYSIAVLLDLITGGLYFDTAALILVFITLGNYLEARAKRQAGDALRSLLELEADTATVLRDGEEVEVPLDEVEVGDVMKVRPGEKIPTDGTVIGGESAVDESMVTGESVPVEKSEGDDVVGSTVNKNGVLRVEATKVGDDTAIQQIVSTVKEAQSRQPEIQNVADRISAYFVPAVILNAVIWGTAWYVFPGTLAGFVDALPLWGLVGGGPAAVSVFEFAVIVFASAVLIACPCALGLATPAATMVGTGIGARNGVLFKGGDVLERARDVDTVVFDKTGTLTRGEMSLTDVVPVDSPVGDGGVAVKTYDDEDLVRLAATAETGSEHPIGRAVVEGAEDRGVEFDEPESFENVPGHGLHAETDEGEVVLGNRRHMENNSIDVSAGEETAERLENEGKTAVMVALEGRLIGVVGVSDTVKQTSKDAVGRLQSRGLEVMMITGDNPRTAHAVADEVGIDSDDVHADVLPDEKEEVVSEIQSDGRRVMMVGDGVNDAPALAVAYVGTAIGSGTDVAIEAGDITLMRDDPLDVVKALRVSDATLSKIRQNLFWALGYNTAMIPLASLGLLQPVLAAGAMAFSSVSVLSNSLLFRRYDPHTDYSFLGWLRR from the coding sequence ATGAAGGCTAATCTCCGTATCGAGGGCATGAGCTGTGCCAACTGTTCACAGGCAGTCGCAGAGGGGATCTCCTCACTCGACGGGGTCGACGACGCCAACATAAATTACGCCACCGACGAGGGGACAGTCGAGTACGACCCCGAGAAGGTCACCCTCTCTGAGATCTACGACGCAGTCGAAAGGGCGGGCTACGACCCCGTTAGACGGACGCGAACCGTCGAGATACGCGGGATGTCGTGTGCCAACTGTGCCGAGACTGTCGAGAAGTCAGTCGGCGGTCTCGCGGGAGTCATAGACATCGACGTCAACTACGCGACTGACGAGGCGAGAGTCGAGTATAACCCCATCGACGCCGGCGTCGACGAGGTATACGACGCGGTCGAGAAGGCGGGGTACGAACCCGTGAGATCCGACGGCGATGGCACCGACGAGGGAGGTGAAGCCGAGAGCGGATCACAGACCGCCGAGGTCGAGAGAAAGCTCAGACTCGTTCTCTTCGGCGCGTCTTTCGCTGTGCCCCTCCTACTCATGCTCGTCGTCGAACTCTCAGTGGGTCTCCCCGAGTCGGTTCTCGGCGTCCCGACGGGATGGATCGCCTTCGGACTCGCCACCCCCGTCCAGGCTGTCCTCGGAAAGGAGTTCTACGTCAACTCGTACAACGCCCTCGTGAGGAACAGGACTCCGAACATGGACGTCCTGATTGCACTCGGCTCCTCGACAGCCTACTTCTACTCCATAGCCGTACTTCTCGACCTCATCACGGGCGGTCTCTACTTCGACACTGCCGCTCTCATACTCGTCTTCATCACACTCGGAAACTACCTCGAAGCTAGAGCTAAGAGACAGGCGGGAGACGCCCTCAGAAGCCTTCTCGAACTCGAAGCCGACACCGCGACTGTCTTGAGGGACGGCGAAGAAGTCGAGGTACCTCTCGATGAGGTTGAGGTCGGCGATGTGATGAAGGTACGTCCCGGCGAGAAGATACCTACCGACGGAACCGTGATCGGGGGAGAGAGCGCAGTCGACGAGTCGATGGTCACGGGCGAGTCGGTTCCCGTCGAGAAGTCGGAGGGCGACGACGTCGTGGGATCGACAGTCAACAAGAACGGTGTCCTGAGAGTCGAGGCGACTAAGGTCGGAGACGACACCGCTATTCAGCAGATAGTCTCGACCGTGAAGGAAGCCCAGTCGAGACAGCCCGAGATACAGAACGTCGCCGACAGGATAAGTGCCTACTTCGTCCCCGCGGTGATACTCAACGCCGTTATCTGGGGTACGGCGTGGTACGTCTTCCCCGGCACACTCGCGGGCTTCGTCGACGCGCTTCCCCTCTGGGGACTCGTCGGCGGTGGACCCGCAGCAGTCTCTGTCTTCGAGTTCGCCGTGATAGTCTTCGCCTCCGCAGTCCTGATAGCGTGTCCGTGCGCACTCGGTCTCGCGACTCCCGCGGCGACTATGGTCGGGACGGGAATAGGAGCGAGGAACGGCGTCCTCTTCAAAGGCGGTGATGTCCTTGAGCGGGCGAGGGACGTCGACACAGTAGTCTTCGACAAGACGGGGACACTCACCCGAGGCGAGATGAGTCTGACTGACGTAGTCCCTGTAGACAGCCCGGTCGGAGATGGCGGAGTCGCGGTTAAGACATACGACGACGAAGACCTCGTCCGACTCGCCGCGACCGCTGAGACGGGTAGTGAACATCCCATAGGACGCGCGGTCGTCGAGGGTGCCGAGGACAGGGGTGTCGAGTTCGACGAGCCCGAGAGCTTCGAGAACGTCCCCGGACACGGTCTCCACGCCGAGACCGACGAGGGCGAGGTAGTCCTCGGAAACAGGAGACACATGGAGAACAACTCGATAGATGTCTCCGCCGGAGAAGAGACCGCCGAGAGACTCGAAAACGAGGGCAAGACTGCGGTCATGGTCGCCCTCGAAGGACGCCTCATAGGTGTCGTCGGGGTCTCCGACACCGTAAAGCAGACATCTAAGGACGCAGTCGGGAGACTTCAGAGTAGGGGACTCGAAGTCATGATGATCACGGGCGACAACCCACGTACTGCCCACGCAGTCGCCGATGAGGTCGGCATAGACTCCGACGACGTCCATGCCGACGTACTCCCCGACGAGAAGGAAGAGGTCGTCTCGGAGATACAGTCCGACGGTAGACGTGTCATGATGGTCGGCGACGGAGTCAACGATGCCCCCGCCCTCGCCGTCGCCTACGTCGGGACTGCGATAGGAAGCGGAACTGACGTCGCTATAGAGGCGGGCGACATAACACTCATGAGAGACGATCCCCTCGATGTCGTCAAGGCTCTCCGTGTCTCCGACGCCACACTCTCGAAGATCAGACAGAACCTCTTCTGGGCGCTCGGATACAACACAGCGATGATACCCCTCGCGTCCCTCGGTCTTCTCCAGCCCGTCCTTGCCGCGGGAGCTATGGCGTTTTCGAGCGTCTCGGTTCTGTCGAACAGTCTTCTATTTAGGCGTTACGACCCCCACACTGACTACTCGTTCCTCGGCTGGCTGAGGCGGTAG